Proteins encoded together in one Impatiens glandulifera chromosome 1, dImpGla2.1, whole genome shotgun sequence window:
- the LOC124935683 gene encoding uncharacterized protein LOC124935683: MARKGDGIHELETGKYDGNSISSLIVELAKFARIWIGNEIMKATKFEMGLSSHIRQVVVPFNLNSFIDIMEKSRLIERELRITKRIDDESSKKQSNPNIGEGSRSAFQRIRPRSLDNTSQGSRNISLQNQHVQCSHCFKNNRTEECRWITGAYITCGQYDHTRANCPRLRRPFTQPYICESGSSVNQRSVPNQNKRIGQAPRGKVPRSQAQGGQARIFSTINTEQAHNSDAVVSSTIYVSSNYSIVLFDSGATNSFVSQNFVTKHDWSTESRDVKLSVETPLGDKIIAYLICMSMEVQI; the protein is encoded by the coding sequence ATGGCAAGAAAAGGAGATGGAATTCATGAACTTGAAACAGGGAAATATGACGGTAACTCAATATCAAGCCTAATCGTGGAATTGGCAAAGTTTGCTCGAATATGGATCGGAAACGAGATCATGAAGGCAACGAAATTCGAGATGGGTTTGAGTTCCCACATTCGACAGGTGGTGGTTCCTTTTAACCTAAACTCTTTCATTGATATTATGGAGAAGTCGAGACTAATAGAAAGAGAGTTGAGAATTACGAAGAGGATAGACGATGAAAGTTCAAAGAAACAAAGCAATCCAAATATCGGTGAGGGGAGTCGAAGTGCATTTCAACGTATAAGGCCACGATCTTTGGATAACACGTCTCAGGGCTCAAGAAATATATCGTTGCAAAATCAACATGTTCAATGCTcacattgttttaaaaataatcgtACCGAAGAGTGTCGTTGGATAACTGGAGCTTATATCACATGTGGGCAATATGATCACACACGAGCCAACTGTCCACGATTAAGAAGACCATTTACACAGCCTTATATATGTGAATCTGGAAGCTCGGTGAATCAAAGATCAGTGCCAAATCAAAACAAGAGAATTGGGCAAGCACCTAGAGGGAAAGTACCCAGAAGTCAAGCACAAGGAGGCCAAGCTAGAATATTTTCTACGATAAATACTGAACAAGCACATAATTCTGATGCTGTTGTATCAAGTACCATTTATGTGTCTTCTAATTATTCTATAGTATTATTTGATTCTGGTGCTACGAATTCTTTCGTGTCACAAAACTTTGTTACAAAGCATGATTGGAGTACTGAATCCCGAGATGTGAAACTAAGTGTTGAAACGCCACTAGGTGATAAGATAATTGCATACTTAATTTGCATGTCTATGGAAGTTCAAATATGA
- the LOC124935662 gene encoding threonine--tRNA ligase, mitochondrial 1-like has protein sequence MFPISFEEEPTKTTSFSFKTCSSIPKTYKFQGFPPLDIAKEISKSLASNALISKVHEVLWDMTRPLVEDCELKLFIFDSDESRDTFWNSSAHISRLLSYSVRYVFSWMIKMVSSYSVWQALEVKYGCQLCIEPCTTRGEGFFYDAYYGDLGLNEEHFKGIEARAATAASVLLYIAQLLYESQMPV, from the exons ATGTTTCCAATCAGTTTCGAAGAAGAACCCACAAAGACGACCTCTTTCTCTTTCAAGACTTGTTCTTCAATACCCAAGACCTACAAATTTCAG GGTTTTCCTCCCTTAGACATTGCTAAGGAGATATCCAAGAGCTTGGCGTCCAATGCTTTGATTTCAAAGGTTCATGAAGTTCTGTGGGATATGACTAGGCCGCTCGTGGAGGATTGCGAGCTCAAGTTGTTCATTTTTGATAGCGATGAAAGTCGCGATACCTTTTGGAATTCCAGTGCTCATATTTCTCGCCTTTTATCCTATTCTGTGAGATATGTCTTTAGCTGGATGATAAAAATGGTGTCCTCTTATTCTGTTTGGCAGGCTTTGGAGGTCAAATATGGGTGCCAGTTGTGTATTGAACCTTGCACAACAAGAGGCGAG GGTTTCTTTTATGATGCTTACTATGGTGATCTGGGCCTCAATGAGGAACATTTTAAAGGGATTGAAGCACGAGCAGCGACTGCAGCTTCGGTACTCTTATATATTGCACAACTGCTTTATGAATCTCAAATGCCTGTTTAA
- the LOC124935673 gene encoding uncharacterized mitochondrial protein AtMg00860-like, which translates to MEEHENYLRIILQTLREKQLYAKFSKCEFWLNSIAFLGHIISRDGISVDLKKVEAVSNCPRPSTVTEIRSFLGLAGYYKRFVKGFSQISSSLTRLTQKGVKFEWSTVCEEIFEKLKRRLITAPILTISSENEDYIVYCDASHKGLGCVLMQIIMSSLMLLDN; encoded by the coding sequence ATGGAGGAGCACGAGAATTATCTACGAATAATACTCCAGACTTTGAGAGAAAAACAACTATATGCTAAATTCTCCAAATGTGAATTTTGGTTGAATAGTATTGCATTTCTGGGTCACATTATATCTAGAGATGGAATATCCGTGGACCTAAAGAAAGTTGAAGCAGTATCAAATTGTCCTAGACCATCTACTGTTACAGAGATCCGTAGTTTCCTTGGTTTGGCGGGTTATTACAAGAGATTTGTTAAAGGGTTTTCTCAAATATCATCATCACTGACCAGACTAACTCAAAAAGGCGTTAAATTTGAATGGTCAACAGTATGTGAAGAAATTTTTGAGAAACTCAAAAGGCGATTGATCACGGCACCAATACTAACTATATCATCGGAAAATGAAGACTATATTGTCTATTGTGATGCTTCACACAAAGGGCTCGGTTGTGTATTGATGCAAATAATCATGTCATCGCTTATGCTTCTTGACAATTGA